A part of Lacinutrix sp. 5H-3-7-4 genomic DNA contains:
- a CDS encoding TolC family protein, translating into MKKNILILCILLCTNAFSQSINELELSFEEYISYVKQFHPIVKQANLKLEEGEYNLLKARGSFDPKIEAIYDRKDFKNKEYYNLFNATFKVPTWYGVELKANFENNDGLFLDPQKNVPDDGLFSAGISASLGQGLIINERMATLKKAKYFIEQNKAERTLAVNKVLYEASIAYFEWLQTYNEQKMYSRFLENAKTRYNGVRKSVLAGDKPGIDSLEANININNRKLSLEQSNIKFLKNTLKVSNFLWLDSGVPLEINTSVTPAQLPETTVDKVLSLNQDINFEINNHPKLNALNNKIKSLDVDAKLKANMLLPKVDIQYNFITENPDISNSYSSNNYKLGLNVSFPLFLRKERGSLKLTKLKIDASKFERLNTSITIINKVESLKKELDSYITQIELINSVVKDYKTLLNAEERKFSFGESSVFLINYRESSLIDAELKALKLKNMFYKTKVKLFEALGNI; encoded by the coding sequence ATGAAAAAAAATATATTAATATTATGTATTTTATTATGTACTAATGCTTTTTCACAAAGTATTAATGAATTAGAATTAAGTTTTGAAGAATATATAAGCTACGTAAAACAATTTCATCCTATTGTTAAGCAGGCAAACTTAAAACTTGAAGAAGGCGAATACAATTTATTAAAAGCACGTGGAAGTTTTGATCCAAAAATTGAAGCTATTTACGACCGAAAAGATTTTAAAAACAAAGAATATTATAACTTATTTAACGCAACATTTAAAGTGCCTACTTGGTATGGTGTAGAATTAAAAGCAAATTTTGAAAATAATGATGGACTCTTTTTAGACCCTCAAAAAAATGTACCAGATGATGGTTTGTTTTCTGCAGGAATATCGGCATCACTAGGACAAGGATTGATTATTAACGAAAGAATGGCTACTTTAAAAAAAGCAAAATACTTTATAGAACAAAATAAAGCAGAAAGAACTTTAGCTGTAAACAAAGTGTTATACGAAGCCTCAATAGCCTATTTTGAATGGCTTCAAACTTATAACGAACAGAAAATGTATAGTCGTTTTCTAGAAAACGCTAAAACACGATATAATGGAGTGAGAAAAAGTGTTTTAGCTGGTGATAAACCAGGAATAGATAGTTTAGAAGCAAACATAAATATTAATAATAGAAAACTTTCACTAGAGCAATCAAATATTAAATTTTTAAAAAACACCTTAAAGGTCTCTAATTTTCTGTGGTTAGATTCTGGTGTGCCTTTAGAAATAAATACAAGTGTAACACCTGCACAATTACCGGAAACCACTGTAGATAAGGTTTTAAGTTTAAATCAAGATATTAATTTTGAAATAAACAACCATCCAAAATTAAATGCTTTAAATAATAAAATAAAAAGTTTGGATGTAGATGCTAAACTAAAAGCAAATATGCTTTTACCAAAAGTAGATATACAATATAATTTTATTACTGAAAATCCAGATATAAGTAATAGTTATAGTTCTAACAATTACAAATTAGGATTAAACGTCTCATTTCCTTTATTTTTAAGAAAAGAACGTGGAAGTTTAAAATTAACAAAACTAAAAATTGATGCTTCAAAGTTTGAGCGATTAAACACTAGTATTACAATAATAAATAAAGTGGAATCGCTAAAAAAAGAGCTTGATTCTTATATTACGCAAATAGAATTAATAAACTCTGTAGTAAAAGATTATAAAACTTTACTTAATGCTGAAGAAAGAAAATTTAGCTTTGGAGAAAGCTCTGTTTTTTTGATTAACTACCGTGAGTCAAGTTTAATTGATGCAGAATTAAAAGCTTTAAAACTAAAAAACATGTTTTACAAAACTAAAGTTAAGTTATTTGAAGCTTTAGGTAATATTTAA
- a CDS encoding cold-shock protein gives MAKSQQTFNKLEKEKKRLKKREDKRKKMEARKAAKEENGTDGIQFAYVDFNGNLVDTPPDPEDKIKVKADNIILGVPKKEDLPEVDPIRKGKVSFYDSSKGFGFIIDTEDQEKYFCHVSGLIDEITENDKVQFELEKGMKGLNAVRVKKI, from the coding sequence ATGGCAAAGTCGCAACAGACATTTAACAAATTAGAAAAAGAAAAAAAGCGCTTAAAGAAAAGAGAAGATAAACGTAAGAAAATGGAGGCTAGAAAGGCCGCTAAGGAAGAAAATGGTACAGATGGAATACAATTTGCTTACGTAGATTTTAACGGTAATTTAGTAGATACGCCGCCAGATCCAGAAGATAAAATTAAAGTAAAAGCAGATAATATTATTTTAGGTGTACCTAAAAAAGAAGATTTGCCAGAAGTAGATCCAATTAGAAAAGGAAAAGTTTCATTTTACGATTCATCAAAAGGTTTTGGTTTTATTATAGATACCGAAGATCAAGAGAAATACTTTTGTCACGTTAGTGGTTTAATTGATGAAATTACAGAAAATGACAAAGTTCAATTTGAATTAGAAAAAGGCATGAAAGGATTAAATGCCGTTCGTGTTAAAAAAATATAA
- a CDS encoding thiamine pyrophosphate-dependent enzyme: protein MKSNINYNKTKLSSKTKIALYQAMLKPRLIEEKMLILLRQGKISKWFSGIGQEAISVGVTMAMHAEEYILPMHRNLGVFTTRDIPLYRLFSQWQGKANGFTKGRDRSFHFGTQEFNIVGMISHLGPQFGVADGIALASKLKNKNQVTAVFTGEGGTSEGDIHEALNVASVWQLPVLFCIENNGYGLSTPTKEQYNCENLADRALGYGMESHIIDGNNILEVFTKISKITESIRKKPRPVLIEFKTFRMRGHEEASGTKYVPQELMDQWAKKDPIDNYKLHLLEEGILTEKEDAIFKAEIKAEIDTHLDRTNAEAAIVSTESNELNDVFKSFDYQGVKENKNTEELRLIDAIHVGLKQSMEKHKDLVIMGQDVAEYGGVFKITDGFVEAFGKDRVRNTPICESAIIETAMGLSIAGIKSVVELQFSDFVTSGFNPVVNYLAKSHYRWNQNADVVLRMPCGAGVAAGPFHSQTNEAWFTKTPGLKVIYPAFPKDAKGLLATAINDPNPVLFFEHKALYRSIRQDVPTDYFTIPFGKAATLKQGDDITVIAYGQAVHWALNTLDKHQDISADVIDLRSLQPLDTETIYASAKKTGRVIILQEDSLFGGIASDISALIMENCFEHLDAPVKRVASLETPIPFINQLEDQYLARDKFEAELLTLLEY, encoded by the coding sequence ATGAAATCTAACATAAATTATAATAAAACAAAGTTATCTAGCAAAACCAAGATAGCATTATATCAAGCCATGTTAAAACCTCGATTAATAGAGGAAAAAATGCTTATTTTACTTCGTCAAGGTAAAATTAGTAAATGGTTTTCTGGTATTGGCCAAGAAGCTATTTCTGTAGGTGTAACAATGGCTATGCATGCAGAAGAATATATTTTACCAATGCATAGAAATCTGGGTGTTTTTACAACTCGAGACATACCACTATACCGTTTATTTAGCCAATGGCAAGGAAAAGCAAACGGATTTACAAAAGGTCGAGATCGCTCATTTCATTTTGGAACGCAAGAGTTTAATATTGTAGGTATGATTTCTCACTTAGGACCTCAATTTGGCGTTGCAGATGGTATTGCATTAGCTAGTAAATTAAAAAATAAAAACCAAGTAACAGCAGTATTTACAGGTGAAGGCGGAACAAGTGAAGGAGATATACACGAAGCTTTAAATGTAGCATCTGTTTGGCAATTGCCTGTGCTTTTTTGTATTGAAAATAATGGATATGGGTTGTCAACACCTACCAAAGAACAGTATAATTGTGAGAATTTAGCAGATCGTGCTTTAGGTTATGGTATGGAATCTCATATTATAGATGGTAATAACATTTTAGAAGTGTTTACTAAAATTTCTAAAATAACAGAAAGTATAAGAAAAAAACCACGTCCTGTTTTAATAGAATTCAAAACTTTTAGAATGCGTGGTCATGAAGAGGCTAGTGGTACTAAATATGTGCCACAGGAGTTAATGGACCAATGGGCAAAAAAAGACCCAATAGATAATTATAAGTTACACCTTTTAGAAGAAGGTATTTTAACCGAAAAAGAAGACGCTATTTTTAAAGCTGAAATTAAGGCTGAAATAGATACACATTTAGACAGAACGAATGCTGAAGCTGCAATTGTTTCAACTGAAAGTAACGAATTAAATGATGTTTTTAAAAGTTTTGATTATCAAGGTGTTAAAGAAAACAAAAACACCGAAGAGTTACGCTTGATTGATGCGATACACGTAGGTTTAAAACAGTCTATGGAAAAGCATAAGGACTTAGTCATTATGGGTCAAGATGTAGCAGAATATGGTGGTGTTTTTAAAATTACAGATGGCTTTGTAGAAGCATTTGGAAAAGACAGAGTACGTAATACTCCAATTTGCGAATCGGCAATAATTGAAACTGCAATGGGATTAAGCATAGCAGGAATAAAAAGCGTTGTAGAGTTACAGTTTAGTGATTTTGTAACATCTGGTTTTAATCCTGTTGTAAATTATTTAGCAAAATCACATTATCGCTGGAACCAAAATGCAGATGTTGTACTAAGAATGCCTTGTGGTGCAGGCGTAGCTGCAGGACCTTTTCATAGTCAAACAAACGAAGCTTGGTTTACTAAAACTCCAGGTTTAAAAGTTATATATCCTGCATTTCCAAAAGATGCAAAAGGCTTATTGGCAACAGCAATTAATGATCCAAATCCAGTATTGTTTTTTGAGCACAAAGCTTTATATAGAAGTATTCGTCAAGATGTACCAACAGACTATTTTACAATTCCGTTTGGTAAAGCAGCAACACTAAAACAAGGCGATGATATTACTGTAATTGCCTATGGTCAAGCCGTACATTGGGCATTAAATACTTTAGATAAACACCAAGACATCTCTGCCGATGTTATTGATTTAAGATCTTTACAGCCATTAGATACAGAAACTATTTATGCTTCAGCTAAAAAAACAGGACGCGTAATTATACTACAAGAAGATTCACTTTTTGGCGGTATTGCCAGTGATATCTCTGCACTAATTATGGAAAATTGTTTCGAACATTTAGATGCACCAGTAAAACGTGTTGCAAGTCTTGAAACACCTATTCCTTTTATAAACCAGCTAGAAGATCAATATTTAGCTCGTGATAAGTTTGAAGCAGAATTATTAACCTTATTAGAATATTAA
- a CDS encoding isopenicillin N synthase family oxygenase, whose amino-acid sequence MTSIPSVNLEDFLSDDPKRKQKFIDEIGKAYQEIGFVALKGHFLDKKLVDRLYSEIKNFFSLPVETKQSYEIPGIGGQRGYVSFGKESAKGKKEGDLKEFWHFGQYVEDDPERAKEYPDNVEVKEIPAFNEVGKETYQMLEKTAKYVLRALALHLDLEETYFDKHIHNGNSILRPIHYPPITEEPKAAERAAAHGDINLITLLMGAQGRGLQVQNHDGEWIDAIAEPDELMINVGDMLSRHTNNKLKSTIHRVINPPRELWGTSRYSIPFFMHPISEMKLDVLDSCIDENNPKQYEDITAGEFLDQRLIELGLKK is encoded by the coding sequence ATGACAAGTATCCCAAGTGTTAATTTAGAAGATTTTCTTTCTGATGACCCAAAGAGAAAACAAAAATTTATAGATGAAATAGGAAAAGCTTATCAAGAGATAGGTTTTGTTGCTTTAAAAGGGCATTTTTTAGATAAAAAACTAGTTGATAGATTATATTCTGAAATAAAAAACTTTTTTTCTTTACCTGTAGAAACTAAACAAAGCTATGAGATTCCTGGAATTGGAGGTCAACGTGGTTATGTTTCTTTTGGAAAAGAGAGTGCAAAAGGAAAAAAAGAAGGTGATTTAAAAGAGTTTTGGCACTTTGGTCAATACGTAGAAGATGATCCAGAACGCGCAAAAGAATATCCTGATAATGTAGAAGTTAAAGAAATTCCTGCCTTTAATGAAGTTGGTAAAGAAACATACCAAATGTTAGAAAAAACAGCTAAATATGTTTTACGTGCTTTAGCTTTACATTTAGATTTAGAAGAAACGTATTTTGATAAACATATTCATAATGGTAATTCTATTTTAAGACCAATACACTATCCTCCAATTACCGAAGAGCCAAAAGCTGCAGAACGTGCAGCTGCCCATGGCGATATTAATTTAATTACTTTGTTAATGGGCGCACAAGGTCGTGGTTTACAAGTACAAAACCATGATGGCGAATGGATTGATGCTATTGCAGAACCAGATGAATTAATGATTAATGTTGGAGATATGTTATCTCGCCACACAAATAATAAATTAAAATCTACAATACATAGAGTAATTAATCCGCCAAGAGAACTTTGGGGAACTAGCCGCTACTCTATTCCGTTTTTCATGCACCCAATTAGCGAAATGAAATTAGATGTATTAGATAGTTGTATAGACGAAAACAACCCTAAGCAATACGAAGATATTACTGCAGGAGAATTTTTAGACCAACGTCTTATCGAACTAGGACTTAAAAAATAA
- a CDS encoding translation initiation factor, giving the protein MDLKDQLKNLFPEHEEKDIEPTTEDQGLWLQDDPIICKYEKRKGKPITILEGYTGATEDFKALAKELKQKLSVGGSFKDDKIIIQGDYRDKIMTILKEKGFNVKRVGG; this is encoded by the coding sequence ATGGACTTAAAAGACCAATTAAAAAATCTTTTTCCAGAACACGAAGAAAAAGATATAGAACCTACAACAGAAGATCAAGGTCTTTGGTTGCAGGACGATCCTATTATTTGTAAATACGAAAAACGAAAAGGAAAACCTATTACCATATTAGAAGGTTATACTGGAGCTACAGAAGATTTTAAAGCTTTAGCTAAAGAGTTAAAGCAAAAACTAAGCGTTGGCGGAAGTTTTAAAGATGATAAAATTATAATTCAAGGAGATTATCGTGATAAAATCATGACAATTCTTAAAGAAAAAGGCTTCAATGTAAAACGTGTTGGCGGTTAA
- a CDS encoding DUF1835 domain-containing protein, whose protein sequence is MSKKTLHITNGSSLTDFLIKEKYEGNIVTWHEMLCEGPTEKIIDTDSFFENRKTYLESIYDFKYDISKVRDELKVLNTVNEFDEIVLWFEYDLFCHINLIAAISLLKQKDIRKPLSLVCSGRIENEKELKELPQLTPTQLKTHYNERVSLTIDDIALAQKAWRIYCEDDHNLLKPLIVRPSNFKYLSICLKAHLKRFPDTRSGLSTLEYNILKLAKEHKVKSRHHLVGYALHYQGYYGFGDIQIKRLVNNLEAFYTETEDSLTLNRNGHLALEHLKNFRNEMDCNFVFGGVNKCEFQFNKKENKLIKNIMNAN, encoded by the coding sequence ATGAGTAAAAAAACACTTCACATTACAAATGGCTCAAGCCTTACAGATTTTCTTATAAAAGAAAAATACGAAGGAAATATTGTAACCTGGCATGAGATGTTATGCGAAGGCCCAACCGAAAAAATAATAGATACCGATTCATTTTTTGAAAACCGAAAAACCTACCTAGAATCTATTTACGATTTTAAATACGATATTTCTAAAGTAAGAGATGAATTAAAAGTTTTAAATACCGTAAATGAATTTGATGAAATAGTACTTTGGTTTGAGTACGATTTATTTTGTCATATTAATTTAATAGCTGCCATTAGCTTACTAAAGCAAAAGGATATTAGAAAACCTTTAAGTTTAGTTTGTAGTGGTAGAATTGAAAATGAAAAAGAATTAAAAGAATTACCACAATTAACACCAACACAATTAAAAACACATTATAACGAGCGTGTTTCACTTACTATAGATGATATTGCATTGGCACAAAAAGCTTGGAGAATATACTGTGAAGACGATCATAACTTATTAAAACCGTTAATTGTTAGACCTTCAAATTTTAAATATTTAAGTATTTGTTTAAAAGCACATTTAAAACGTTTTCCGGATACTAGAAGTGGTTTAAGTACATTAGAGTATAATATTTTAAAATTAGCAAAAGAGCATAAAGTTAAATCACGACACCATTTAGTTGGTTATGCACTACATTACCAAGGTTATTATGGTTTTGGAGATATACAAATAAAGCGTTTAGTAAATAATCTTGAAGCTTTTTATACCGAAACCGAAGATAGCCTTACACTAAATAGAAATGGGCATTTAGCCTTAGAACATTTAAAAAACTTTAGAAACGAAATGGATTGTAATTTTGTTTTTGGAGGTGTTAATAAATGTGAATTTCAATTTAATAAAAAAGAAAATAAACTTATTAAAAATATAATGAATGCCAATTAA
- a CDS encoding nucleoside phosphorylase: MPIKDSELILNPDGSVYHLNLKPEHISNTIITVGDPDRVSSVTKHFDTIEFKTHKREFHTQTGTYKGKRITVISTGIGTDNIDIVFNELDALVNINLETREVKQELTALNIIRIGTSGSIKEDIPVDAFLISELAAGFDSLLHFYDSESFQHKDISQALIEQTNWFKAKSDPYVVSCDDSLLNKLSSDKTVTGFTATNVGFYGPQGRILRLALQDNQLNNKLASFNFNGKSITNLEMETAGIYGISKLLGHKALSMNAIIANRATGEFSENPTATVDNLITYTLNKLVD; the protein is encoded by the coding sequence ATGCCAATTAAAGATTCAGAATTAATATTAAATCCAGATGGTAGTGTTTATCACTTAAATCTAAAACCTGAACATATATCTAACACCATAATTACAGTTGGTGATCCAGATCGCGTATCAAGTGTAACAAAACATTTTGATACTATTGAGTTTAAAACACATAAGAGAGAATTTCATACTCAAACAGGAACCTATAAAGGCAAACGCATTACTGTAATTTCTACAGGAATTGGTACAGATAATATTGATATTGTATTTAATGAGCTTGATGCTTTAGTTAATATTAATTTAGAAACTAGAGAAGTAAAACAAGAATTAACCGCATTAAATATAATACGTATTGGTACTTCTGGCTCAATAAAAGAAGACATTCCTGTAGATGCTTTTTTAATTAGTGAATTAGCAGCAGGTTTTGATAGTTTACTTCATTTTTATGATAGCGAATCGTTTCAACACAAAGATATTTCACAAGCATTAATAGAACAAACTAATTGGTTTAAAGCAAAATCAGACCCTTATGTAGTGAGTTGTGATGATTCTTTATTAAACAAACTAAGTTCAGACAAAACAGTTACTGGTTTTACAGCAACTAACGTAGGTTTTTATGGACCTCAAGGTAGAATTTTACGATTAGCACTTCAGGATAATCAATTAAATAATAAATTAGCTAGCTTTAATTTTAATGGTAAATCTATTACCAATTTAGAAATGGAAACTGCTGGTATTTATGGTATTTCTAAATTATTAGGCCATAAAGCATTATCTATGAATGCTATTATAGCAAACAGAGCAACTGGTGAATTTAGCGAAAATCCTACAGCAACTGTAGACAATTTAATAACTTACACATTAAATAAGTTAGTAGACTAA
- a CDS encoding substrate-binding domain-containing protein has product MKKINIGGVPEHFNLAWYLGLKNGEFKDENINLRWKDYFGGTGAMCKGLRDGDIDMAVILTEGIIKDIIAGNKSKIVQVFVKTPLIWGIHVAQNSNYKTIEDIKGTKAAISRYGSGSHLMAYINAQNNGWNLEKDLDFEVIKNLDGAVEGLTEGKADYFMWEKFTTKPLVDNGVFRRIDNCPSPWPCFVVAVREEFLESNKDDVKTILNIVNNTTSEFKDIPSIDRMIANRYEQELEDVQEWLTLTEWSQENISKATINKVQDELLALNIIPEKWKYEDLVEKL; this is encoded by the coding sequence ATGAAAAAAATAAATATAGGAGGTGTTCCAGAACATTTTAATCTTGCTTGGTATTTAGGCTTAAAAAACGGTGAGTTTAAAGACGAAAATATAAACCTACGTTGGAAAGACTATTTTGGCGGCACAGGTGCTATGTGTAAAGGCCTGCGTGATGGAGACATAGACATGGCAGTTATTTTAACCGAAGGCATTATAAAAGATATTATCGCCGGTAACAAATCTAAAATTGTACAAGTATTTGTTAAAACACCACTTATTTGGGGAATTCATGTAGCACAAAACTCTAATTATAAAACAATTGAAGACATAAAAGGAACCAAAGCAGCAATTAGTCGTTATGGTTCTGGATCTCATTTAATGGCTTATATAAATGCCCAAAATAATGGTTGGAATTTAGAAAAAGATTTAGATTTTGAAGTTATTAAAAACTTAGATGGCGCTGTTGAAGGTTTAACCGAAGGAAAAGCCGATTATTTTATGTGGGAAAAATTTACCACAAAACCATTAGTAGATAATGGTGTTTTTAGACGTATAGACAACTGTCCGTCGCCATGGCCATGTTTTGTTGTTGCTGTACGAGAAGAGTTTTTAGAATCTAATAAAGATGATGTAAAAACCATATTAAATATTGTAAATAATACCACATCAGAATTTAAAGATATTCCTAGTATAGATCGCATGATAGCAAACCGCTATGAGCAAGAATTAGAAGATGTGCAAGAATGGCTAACCTTAACCGAATGGTCTCAAGAAAACATATCTAAAGCAACAATAAACAAAGTTCAAGACGAGTTGCTTGCTTTAAATATAATTCCTGAAAAATGGAAATATGAAGATTTAGTAGAAAAACTCTAG
- a CDS encoding uracil-DNA glycosylase: MDITIHNSWQPYLQAELNKPYFKSLMNFVEAEYEENQCFPPKNLIFNAFEKCHFNDLKVVIIGQDPYHNYNQANGLCFSVNNGITHPPSLINIFKEIENDLQIPYPKSGNLERWAEQGVFLLNATLTVRAHEAGSHQKQGWETFTDAVIKTISDKKERVIFLLWGGFAKKKSKLIDESKHHILTSGHPSPLSANRGYWFGNKHFSKVNSILKTQNLCEVKWS; encoded by the coding sequence ATGGACATTACAATACACAACAGTTGGCAACCTTATTTACAAGCTGAATTAAATAAACCTTATTTTAAAAGTTTAATGAATTTTGTTGAAGCTGAATATGAAGAAAACCAATGTTTTCCTCCTAAAAATTTAATATTTAATGCTTTTGAAAAATGTCATTTTAATGATTTAAAAGTTGTGATAATTGGACAGGATCCATACCATAACTATAATCAAGCAAACGGTTTATGTTTTAGTGTTAACAACGGTATTACACATCCGCCATCGTTAATAAATATTTTTAAAGAAATTGAAAACGATTTACAAATACCATATCCAAAAAGTGGGAATCTTGAACGTTGGGCAGAACAAGGTGTTTTTTTACTAAACGCAACTTTAACAGTGCGCGCTCACGAAGCCGGAAGTCACCAAAAACAAGGTTGGGAAACTTTTACAGATGCTGTTATTAAAACAATAAGCGATAAAAAAGAGCGTGTAATTTTCCTTCTTTGGGGTGGTTTTGCTAAAAAGAAATCTAAATTAATAGATGAGAGTAAACATCACATTTTAACATCTGGACATCCTTCGCCATTAAGTGCTAATCGAGGGTATTGGTTTGGTAATAAACATTTTAGTAAGGTAAATTCAATTTTAAAAACACAAAACTTGTGTGAAGTTAAATGGTCTTAA
- a CDS encoding YfcC family protein, whose amino-acid sequence MKNIKFPTAQTILLIIAGLVTLLTWFIPAGKYDTLLYNSASNNFTQTSTTQTLNLPATQQTLDALAIKIPLEKFTNGDIYKAINIPNTYKKLEAQPQGVLEFIKSPVKGIIEAADIIFLVLIIGGLIGIINSTGAFDAGISWLANKLKGNEYILIILVTTLVAAGGTTFGFAEETIAFFPILIPVFLAAKYDALVGVACIFIGSSIGTMCSTINPFSTIIASDAAGISWTTGVWGRVFMLAACLTICLIYIIRYANRVKKDPTKSIIYDQREQIAALFGNTNAKVIHFTTRLRLALFVFAMCFAIMIYGVVFLEWWFVEMTATFLVGAIIIGFIANIKESVFVDTFVKGAGDLLGVALIIGIARGITVIMADGLISDTMLYYASDLTTGMNKGLFATAMTGIYAGLSFFIPSSSGMAVLTMPIMSPLADTVGVGREIVVNAYQYGLGLFYLINPTGLILASLAIVKVGFNKWLKFIMPLFVILIVFTLIVMTLSVYL is encoded by the coding sequence TTGAAAAATATAAAATTTCCCACAGCACAAACAATTCTTTTAATTATAGCAGGACTTGTAACACTTTTAACATGGTTTATACCTGCTGGTAAATATGATACTTTATTATATAATAGTGCCAGCAATAACTTTACTCAAACAAGTACAACACAAACTTTAAATTTACCAGCTACACAGCAAACTTTAGATGCATTAGCTATAAAAATTCCTTTAGAGAAATTTACAAATGGTGATATTTATAAAGCTATAAACATACCAAATACATACAAAAAACTAGAAGCACAACCACAAGGTGTGTTAGAATTTATAAAATCGCCTGTAAAAGGTATAATTGAAGCTGCAGATATTATTTTTCTAGTTTTAATAATTGGAGGATTAATAGGTATAATTAATAGTACAGGTGCTTTTGATGCTGGTATTTCATGGTTAGCAAATAAATTAAAAGGGAACGAATATATTTTAATTATTCTAGTAACAACTCTAGTAGCTGCTGGTGGTACAACCTTTGGCTTTGCCGAAGAAACAATTGCCTTCTTCCCTATTTTAATTCCTGTTTTTCTGGCAGCAAAATATGATGCTTTAGTTGGTGTTGCTTGTATTTTTATTGGTTCGTCTATAGGTACAATGTGTTCTACTATAAATCCTTTTAGTACAATTATAGCAAGTGACGCAGCAGGAATAAGCTGGACAACAGGTGTTTGGGGAAGAGTTTTTATGTTAGCAGCTTGTTTAACAATTTGTTTGATATATATAATTCGATATGCAAACCGTGTGAAAAAAGACCCTACAAAATCTATTATATACGATCAAAGAGAACAAATTGCGGCATTATTTGGTAATACAAATGCTAAAGTTATACATTTTACAACACGATTACGTTTGGCTTTATTTGTGTTTGCAATGTGTTTTGCTATTATGATTTATGGCGTTGTTTTCTTAGAATGGTGGTTTGTAGAAATGACAGCAACTTTTCTTGTTGGTGCTATAATTATAGGATTTATTGCCAATATAAAAGAATCTGTTTTTGTAGATACTTTTGTTAAAGGCGCTGGAGATTTACTAGGTGTAGCTTTAATTATTGGTATTGCACGAGGTATTACCGTAATTATGGCAGATGGTCTAATTAGTGATACCATGTTATATTATGCTAGTGATTTAACTACAGGAATGAATAAAGGTTTATTTGCTACTGCTATGACTGGTATTTATGCAGGTCTTTCTTTTTTTATACCAAGTTCTTCTGGTATGGCAGTACTTACCATGCCTATAATGTCTCCACTAGCAGATACCGTAGGTGTTGGACGCGAAATTGTAGTAAATGCTTATCAATATGGATTAGGCTTATTCTACTTAATTAACCCAACAGGTCTTATTTTAGCTTCACTAGCAATAGTAAAAGTTGGATTTAATAAATGGCTAAAATTTATCATGCCGCTTTTTGTAATTTTAATTGTATTCACTTTAATAGTCATGACGCTTTCAGTATATTTATAG